In Clostridium sp. DL-VIII, the following proteins share a genomic window:
- a CDS encoding helix-turn-helix domain-containing protein — MAVPCPGKPVRGSKSGVPIMALFDLLGKNWAMGIIWNLQEGPSTFRELQKRCESISPTILNNRIKELREADIVERTNDGYQLTTRGKELMELLRPFGEWSRTWSEEVFNYSKTLDN; from the coding sequence ATGGCAGTTCCATGTCCAGGTAAACCCGTTAGGGGCTCTAAATCCGGTGTCCCGATTATGGCTCTCTTTGACCTTTTAGGTAAAAATTGGGCAATGGGTATCATTTGGAATTTACAGGAGGGCCCTTCTACTTTTAGAGAACTTCAAAAACGGTGTGAGTCAATCTCTCCTACAATATTAAACAACCGTATCAAGGAACTTAGAGAAGCCGATATTGTAGAGCGCACTAATGATGGTTACCAATTAACTACACGCGGAAAAGAACTCATGGAGTTATTGCGTCCATTTGGAGAATGGTCACGTACTTGGTCTGAAGAAGTATTCAATTATTCAAAGACACTCGATAATTAG
- a CDS encoding AAA family ATPase — MAIYLNTDKPFENYRELVNEEYFVDKSFMIKLINEKISTKNKYICITRPRRFGKSSIADMLGAYYSKAVDSKEIFNNLNISNAATYDEHLNKYNVINISFNTMSEVGNTYDDYIKMIRDTIKKDIAQKYPHITSDDYFNLSSMLYETKDKFIFIFDEWDYIFSNNIFEENQNDFLEFLRNLLKDQPYVALVYMTGVLPIKKYSSGSALNMFDEFTFLKDRTFDEYFGFTEDEVIKLCNKNKSISFKELESWYNGYLTAKGIKIYNPRSVVKALQNNYCESYWTNTGAMDEVTEYLKYNTLEIRDDVIEMVSGNEIDITIDEDFRAGQGAPRNKEEIYSAMIVLGFLSYHDGYLRIPNKELMKEFEKSLEDKSFGYVSEIIENSKRMLRATVKGDTKTVESILHDIHNSEIPILQYNDENSLSCVLTLAYLSARDTSRVEREEKTGKGYADFTFHPRRKNDIPFIVELKKDETTEVAINQIRKKEYVEKFKKENENKKVLLVAICYDSREKEHNCRIEEI, encoded by the coding sequence ATGGCTATATATTTAAATACTGATAAACCTTTTGAAAATTATAGAGAACTTGTGAATGAAGAGTATTTTGTGGATAAATCTTTTATGATAAAATTGATTAACGAAAAAATATCTACAAAAAATAAATATATATGCATAACAAGACCAAGAAGGTTTGGTAAATCAAGTATTGCTGATATGTTAGGTGCTTATTATTCTAAAGCAGTAGATTCAAAAGAAATATTTAATAATCTTAATATAAGTAATGCAGCTACCTATGATGAACATTTAAATAAGTATAATGTAATTAATATATCTTTTAATACAATGTCTGAAGTCGGAAATACTTATGATGATTATATTAAGATGATAAGAGATACGATAAAAAAAGATATAGCGCAAAAGTATCCCCATATTACCTCAGATGATTATTTTAATTTAAGCTCCATGTTATATGAGACTAAAGATAAATTTATTTTTATATTTGATGAATGGGATTATATTTTTTCTAATAATATTTTTGAAGAAAATCAGAATGATTTTTTAGAGTTTTTAAGAAATCTTTTAAAGGATCAGCCTTATGTGGCTTTAGTATATATGACAGGTGTTCTTCCTATAAAGAAATATTCTAGTGGTTCAGCGCTTAATATGTTTGATGAGTTTACTTTTTTAAAAGATAGAACCTTTGATGAGTATTTTGGATTTACGGAAGATGAAGTTATAAAACTTTGCAATAAAAATAAAAGTATTAGTTTTAAGGAATTGGAAAGTTGGTATAATGGATATTTAACAGCAAAAGGCATAAAGATATATAATCCACGTTCAGTAGTAAAAGCGCTTCAAAATAATTACTGTGAAAGTTATTGGACCAATACTGGTGCTATGGATGAAGTAACAGAGTATCTTAAGTACAATACTTTGGAAATTAGGGACGATGTTATAGAAATGGTATCAGGGAACGAAATTGATATAACTATTGATGAAGATTTTAGAGCAGGTCAAGGAGCACCAAGAAATAAGGAAGAAATATATTCTGCTATGATAGTACTTGGATTTTTATCATATCATGACGGATACTTAAGAATCCCTAATAAAGAACTTATGAAGGAGTTTGAGAAATCTTTAGAAGATAAATCATTTGGATATGTTTCAGAGATAATTGAAAATTCCAAGAGAATGCTAAGAGCAACAGTTAAAGGTGACACAAAAACTGTAGAATCAATATTGCATGATATTCATAACTCGGAAATACCAATACTTCAGTATAATGACGAGAATAGTTTATCATGTGTGTTAACTTTAGCATACCTTTCTGCCAGAGATACTTCTAGAGTAGAACGTGAGGAGAAAACAGGGAAAGGTTATGCAGACTTTACGTTTCATCCAAGAAGAAAAAATGATATTCCTTTCATAGTTGAACTTAAGAAGGATGAAACTACAGAGGTGGCAATAAATCAAATAAGGAAAAAAGAATATGTAGAAAAATTTAAAAAAGAAAATGAAAATAAGAAAGTATTGCTAGTTGCAATATGTTATGATTCAAGGGAAAAAGAACATAATTGCAGAATTGAAGAAATTTAG
- the dmpI gene encoding 4-oxalocrotonate tautomerase DmpI, which yields MPVITMKMKKTQPEKKKELIEKLTSVAAEVTNSPASSFTVFIEEYDADSIGIGGQTLAEKLANK from the coding sequence ATGCCAGTAATTACTATGAAAATGAAAAAAACTCAACCTGAAAAGAAAAAGGAATTAATTGAAAAATTAACTTCTGTAGCTGCTGAAGTTACTAATTCTCCAGCAAGTTCTTTCACTGTCTTTATTGAGGAATATGATGCTGATAGTATTGGTATCGGCGGTCAAACATTGGCTGAAAAATTAGCTAACAAATAA